A genomic segment from Stappia indica encodes:
- a CDS encoding capsule biosynthesis protein produces the protein MPGAGETRGSRARHFLFLQGPLSPLYRRIGARLAKAGHAVTRVNFCSGDWLHWHGRECRFWRGRLADWPAEAARLMEEGGVTDLVLHGDTRPYHRPAVLAAEARGIAVHVTELGLVRPGYMTLARGGLGALSRLPDDPEAIRRAAARLGEPDLSPRYPGSFALEAWQDVSYHLPNVAGFAFHPFYRRHTPSHPLADYLAWARRLAGERRRRREAARIEAELLAGDAPLFLLPLQVEGDYQILAQSQFGTMRAALDHVIAAFREAAPKAARLVVKAHPLDNGEVDWRAEIARHAGADGGRITFLDGGSLAALFPRLAGLVTVNSTAGLDALRAGVPVATLTPALYDMAGLTHRGPLESFWQAPSAPDPALLADFLKVVVASSQLRGSIHNREGLDEAVATMTARLLDETALDPEWHVEPPPRLARARAMGVPL, from the coding sequence GTGCCTGGCGCGGGTGAAACGCGCGGGAGCCGCGCCCGGCATTTCCTGTTCCTGCAGGGGCCGCTGTCGCCGCTCTACCGGCGGATCGGCGCAAGGTTGGCCAAGGCCGGCCACGCGGTGACACGGGTCAATTTCTGCAGCGGCGACTGGCTGCACTGGCACGGGCGCGAATGCCGCTTCTGGCGCGGGCGGCTCGCCGACTGGCCGGCCGAGGCGGCGCGGCTGATGGAGGAGGGCGGCGTCACCGACCTCGTCCTGCATGGCGACACGCGGCCCTATCACCGCCCGGCGGTGCTGGCGGCGGAGGCACGCGGGATCGCCGTCCATGTCACCGAACTGGGGCTGGTGCGGCCGGGCTACATGACGCTGGCGCGCGGCGGGCTCGGCGCGCTGAGCCGGCTGCCGGACGATCCGGAGGCGATCCGCCGGGCGGCGGCGCGGCTGGGCGAGCCGGACCTGTCGCCCCGCTATCCCGGTTCCTTCGCGCTGGAGGCCTGGCAGGACGTTTCCTATCACCTGCCGAATGTCGCGGGCTTTGCCTTCCATCCGTTCTATCGCCGCCATACGCCGAGCCATCCGCTTGCCGATTACCTCGCCTGGGCGCGGCGGCTTGCCGGCGAGCGGCGACGCAGGCGAGAGGCGGCGCGCATCGAGGCGGAACTCCTGGCGGGCGACGCGCCGCTGTTCCTGCTGCCGCTGCAGGTGGAGGGGGATTACCAGATCCTGGCGCAGTCGCAGTTCGGCACCATGCGCGCGGCGCTGGACCACGTGATTGCGGCCTTTCGCGAGGCGGCGCCGAAAGCGGCCCGGCTGGTGGTGAAGGCGCATCCGCTCGACAATGGCGAGGTGGACTGGCGCGCCGAGATCGCGCGACATGCGGGCGCGGACGGGGGGCGGATCACCTTCCTCGACGGCGGGTCGCTGGCCGCACTCTTCCCGCGCCTTGCCGGGCTGGTGACGGTGAACTCGACCGCCGGGCTCGACGCGCTGCGGGCCGGGGTGCCGGTCGCGACGCTGACGCCGGCGCTCTACGACATGGCGGGGCTGACCCATCGCGGGCCGCTCGAGAGCTTCTGGCAGGCGCCAAGTGCGCCGGATCCGGCGCTGCTCGCCGACTTCCTGAAAGTGGTGGTGGCGAGCTCGCAGCTGCGCGGCTCGATCCACAATCGCGAGGGGCTGGACGAGGCCGTTGCGACGATGACGGCGCGGCTGCTGGACGAGACAGCGCTCGATCCGGAATGGCATGTGGAGCCGCCGCCGCGCCTTGCCCGCGCCCGCGCCATGGGGGTGCCGCTGTGA
- a CDS encoding capsule biosynthesis protein — protein sequence MPQETQTRTVLFLQGPPSDFPRVVANELESLGHRSLRINLSLSDWLLWHDARCTSYRGSLKAWPAYLETYVREHGVTDIVFYQDRFPYHSAAIEVGARLGLRTVAYENGYLRPDWITAELDGMSARSLFPDDVPAIREAASVLAPIDLTVRYRHPFWLEAVHEVTFHLVNAILFMFWPRFTQDKFYHPIFEYLAMIPRLVFAGRRDRNANILIADLIESRCPYFVFPLQLQSDYQLRYNAQYDHLADALDEVLASFAANAHLAAHLVVKIHPMDQGIEPWGRIVRQLARKHRVKHRVHLVDGGHLVTLLEHASGALMVNSTTGLHAVRLGCPVKILGVAVYDLPGLTCQLPLDRFWRTPQAPDAGVYDAVQRLMGHAIQIQGNFYTVEGKQAAARELARRLTQNAVNEPAACVRPAPRTPRAQRLGIPMTFSQEMRARGRIGRWWRAWRG from the coding sequence ATGCCGCAAGAGACGCAAACGCGCACGGTGCTTTTCCTGCAGGGCCCGCCCTCGGATTTTCCGCGCGTCGTCGCGAACGAGCTGGAATCGCTCGGCCACCGCAGCTTGCGCATCAACCTCAGCCTGTCCGATTGGCTGCTGTGGCACGATGCCCGCTGCACCAGCTATCGCGGTAGCCTGAAGGCCTGGCCGGCCTATCTGGAAACCTATGTCCGCGAGCACGGCGTCACCGACATCGTCTTCTACCAGGACCGCTTTCCCTACCATTCGGCGGCCATCGAGGTCGGGGCGCGGCTCGGCCTGCGCACGGTCGCCTACGAGAACGGCTACCTGCGGCCCGACTGGATCACCGCCGAGCTGGACGGCATGTCGGCGCGCTCGCTGTTTCCCGACGACGTGCCGGCGATCCGCGAGGCGGCCTCGGTGCTGGCGCCCATCGACCTGACGGTGCGCTATCGCCATCCGTTCTGGCTGGAGGCGGTGCACGAGGTGACCTTCCACCTCGTCAACGCGATCCTCTTCATGTTCTGGCCGCGCTTCACCCAGGACAAGTTCTACCATCCGATCTTCGAGTATCTGGCGATGATCCCGCGGCTGGTCTTCGCCGGCCGGCGCGACCGCAACGCCAACATCCTGATTGCCGACCTGATCGAATCGCGCTGCCCGTATTTCGTCTTTCCGCTGCAGCTGCAGAGCGACTACCAGCTGCGCTACAACGCGCAATACGACCATCTGGCCGACGCGCTGGACGAGGTGCTGGCCTCCTTCGCCGCGAATGCGCATCTGGCGGCGCATCTGGTGGTGAAGATCCACCCGATGGACCAGGGCATCGAGCCGTGGGGGCGGATCGTGCGCCAGCTGGCGCGCAAGCACCGGGTCAAGCACCGGGTGCATCTGGTCGACGGCGGCCATCTGGTGACGCTGCTGGAGCATGCCTCCGGCGCGCTGATGGTCAACTCCACCACGGGCCTGCACGCGGTGCGGCTCGGCTGTCCGGTGAAGATCCTCGGCGTTGCCGTCTACGACCTGCCGGGCCTGACCTGCCAGCTGCCGCTCGACCGGTTCTGGCGCACGCCGCAGGCGCCCGATGCCGGCGTCTACGACGCGGTGCAGCGGCTGATGGGCCATGCGATCCAGATCCAGGGCAATTTCTACACGGTCGAGGGCAAGCAGGCGGCCGCGCGCGAGCTGGCCCGCCGGCTGACGCAGAATGCCGTCAACGAACCTGCCGCCTGCGTGCGTCCGGCGCCGCGCACGCCGCGGGCACAGCGGCTCGGCATTCCCATGACCTTCTCGCAGGAGATGCGCGCGCGCGGGCGTATCGGACGGTGGTGGCGTGCCTGGCGCGGGTGA
- a CDS encoding aminotransferase class I/II-fold pyridoxal phosphate-dependent enzyme — protein MANLRAGHKAARQRQPARPAVPAPPPPGPAAFDFSELPQLRQLRMHRAAADLIGLDNPFFRAHAGVAGATTVIDGRTFDNFASYNYLGLNGHPQVNEAATRAIATYGTSASASRVVAGERPVHRELEERLARLHGVEDAVVMVSGHATNVTVIGHLMQGDDLILTDSLIHNSVTEGARLSGAARMNFPHGDLDALEQILSQNRHKFDHVLIVVEGIYSMDGDYPDLTRLIRLKQNFDCWLLVDEAHSVGVLGATGRGLAEQYNVDPRSVEMWMGTLSKTFSACGGYIAGSKALCDYLRATAPGFVFSVGLSPALAGAAIASADLMEREPERVQRLAANGRRFLERARAAGLDTGPSAGLSVIPVIVGDSIGAATLSNRLLARGINALPIVFPAVAEKSARIRFFITSEHSSDQIDRAVDATAEELAKMREENVGFSSLVRSVRQTS, from the coding sequence ATGGCGAACCTTCGCGCCGGCCACAAGGCGGCGCGTCAGCGCCAGCCCGCGCGCCCGGCGGTGCCGGCCCCGCCGCCTCCCGGTCCCGCCGCCTTCGACTTTTCCGAGCTGCCGCAGCTGCGCCAGCTGCGCATGCACCGGGCCGCGGCCGATCTCATCGGTCTCGACAATCCGTTCTTCCGCGCCCACGCGGGCGTTGCCGGCGCCACCACGGTGATCGACGGCAGGACCTTCGACAATTTCGCCTCCTACAACTATCTCGGCCTGAACGGCCATCCGCAGGTGAACGAGGCCGCCACCCGCGCCATCGCCACCTACGGCACCAGCGCCTCGGCGAGCCGGGTCGTTGCCGGCGAGCGGCCGGTCCACCGCGAACTGGAGGAGCGGCTCGCCCGCCTCCACGGCGTCGAGGATGCGGTGGTGATGGTCAGCGGCCACGCCACCAACGTCACCGTCATCGGCCACCTGATGCAGGGCGACGACCTCATCCTCACCGATTCCCTCATCCACAATTCGGTCACCGAGGGCGCGCGCCTGTCGGGCGCGGCGCGGATGAACTTCCCCCATGGCGATCTCGACGCGCTGGAACAGATCCTGTCGCAGAACCGGCACAAGTTCGACCATGTGCTGATCGTCGTCGAGGGCATCTACAGCATGGACGGCGACTATCCCGACCTTACCCGCCTGATCCGCCTGAAACAGAATTTCGACTGCTGGCTGCTGGTCGACGAGGCCCATTCCGTCGGCGTGCTCGGCGCCACCGGGCGCGGCCTTGCCGAGCAGTACAATGTCGATCCGCGCAGCGTCGAGATGTGGATGGGCACGCTGTCCAAGACCTTCTCGGCCTGCGGCGGCTACATTGCCGGCTCCAAGGCCCTGTGCGACTACCTGCGCGCCACCGCGCCGGGCTTCGTCTTCTCCGTCGGCCTGTCGCCGGCGCTTGCCGGCGCGGCCATCGCCTCCGCCGACCTGATGGAGCGCGAGCCCGAGCGCGTGCAGCGGCTTGCGGCCAACGGCCGGCGTTTCCTGGAGCGCGCACGGGCCGCCGGCCTCGACACCGGCCCCAGCGCCGGCCTCAGCGTCATTCCGGTCATCGTCGGCGATTCCATCGGCGCGGCAACGCTGTCCAACCGCCTGCTGGCACGCGGCATCAACGCGCTGCCCATCGTCTTTCCGGCGGTGGCCGAGAAATCCGCCCGCATCCGCTTCTTCATCACCAGCGAGCACAGCAGCGATCAGATCGACCGCGCGGTCGATGCCACGGCCGAGGAACTGGCGAAAATGCGGGAGGAGAATGTCGGCTTCTCGTCGCTGGTCCGAAGCGTCCGCCAGACGAGTTGA
- a CDS encoding polysaccharide biosynthesis/export family protein, giving the protein MRFLFPVFLAFSLAGCAGLPGQGPAAITITSEEIEGDAVSSDYVLLSLDRATVAAVHDYRPALFSRHFAKVPGAGRSTRLGIGDRLVVTIWEAAPEGLFSTTDGKNVSVPVVVDEAGYIFIPYAGRIQANGLSVEGLRSSIQERLKGKAIEPQVLVLVEGNESSGVVVVGDVMKPGQYTMSVRGMRLLEAVARAGGSREATYETVVTVKRGSRSGEARLVDLIEYPENNIWLTPGDNVLVTHKPRTFSAFGAVQATQLVPFKTESVTLAEGLAQVGGLKDFFADAGGIFLFRYEDRDLVRKIRGDEVAQRFSKTKVPVVYKLNLRAAEAFFLARSLEMRDKDIIYVANHPTAEFGKFLQIIGPLLSSARTVDALAAN; this is encoded by the coding sequence ATGCGTTTCTTGTTCCCTGTTTTCCTTGCGTTTTCGCTCGCAGGCTGTGCCGGCCTGCCGGGGCAGGGACCGGCTGCGATCACCATCACCTCCGAAGAGATCGAGGGCGACGCGGTCAGCTCGGACTACGTGCTGCTGTCGCTGGACCGTGCGACGGTCGCGGCGGTGCACGATTACCGCCCGGCGCTGTTCTCCCGCCATTTCGCCAAGGTGCCCGGCGCCGGCCGCTCGACGCGCCTTGGCATCGGCGACCGCCTGGTCGTGACGATCTGGGAAGCGGCGCCCGAGGGCCTGTTCTCCACCACCGACGGCAAGAACGTCTCCGTGCCCGTGGTGGTCGACGAGGCCGGCTACATCTTCATTCCCTATGCCGGCCGCATCCAGGCGAACGGCCTGTCGGTCGAGGGCCTGCGCTCCTCGATCCAGGAGCGGCTGAAGGGCAAGGCCATCGAGCCGCAGGTGCTGGTGCTGGTGGAAGGCAACGAGAGCAGCGGCGTTGTCGTGGTCGGCGACGTGATGAAGCCCGGCCAGTACACCATGTCGGTGCGCGGCATGCGCCTGCTGGAAGCGGTGGCGCGGGCCGGCGGCTCGCGCGAGGCGACCTACGAGACGGTGGTGACGGTCAAGCGCGGCTCGCGCTCGGGCGAGGCGCGCCTCGTCGACCTGATCGAATATCCGGAAAACAACATCTGGCTGACGCCGGGCGACAACGTGCTGGTGACGCACAAGCCGCGCACCTTCTCCGCCTTCGGCGCGGTGCAGGCGACGCAGCTGGTGCCGTTCAAGACCGAATCGGTGACGCTGGCCGAGGGTCTGGCCCAGGTCGGCGGCCTGAAGGACTTCTTCGCCGATGCCGGCGGCATCTTCCTGTTCCGCTACGAGGACCGGGATCTGGTGCGCAAGATCCGCGGCGACGAGGTGGCGCAGAGGTTCTCCAAGACCAAGGTGCCGGTCGTCTACAAGCTGAACCTGCGCGCCGCCGAGGCGTTCTTCCTGGCCCGCTCGCTCGAGATGCGCGACAAGGACATCATCTACGTCGCCAATCATCCGACGGCGGAGTTCGGCAAGTTCCTGCAGATCATCGGCCCGCTGCTGTCCAGTGCCAGAACGGTCGACGCGCTGGCCGCCAATTGA
- a CDS encoding autotransporter assembly complex protein TamA — MAGTLLGLSAAPASALDLLGWLPFGKSESEAATAVVDPFPYTVTLSLSGTGEDELKGKLESTSELVSDAARPPSGEAGLIARANSDFERLVGRLYVEGYYAGTVDIRVAGLTLEAALRMPSLPGPRPVPVTIRVSPGPLFSFGSLSVESTAQDALVGTPESYGLVRGETANSEKVLRAEQRIVADLKSAGYPFARIERREIVADHATNRLDVRLVAAPGRDARFGEVTVSGTEATDPDFVVTQAMLPEGEQYSPQAIERATKRLSDLGIFSSVRIVPGEQVGPDGRLPMTIEVSERKRNVIGVGANWSSSEGFGVEAYWRRRNLFGRGELLSIEGSVGRLGDNSLSDLEYAGRIAFEKPGAFGPLTTFTTSLSAKQEIPDAYRSRNVTLDAFVRREFSDQLSARVGAEVQFADEQDVFGDRTYLLTGIIGEIAYDTRDDKLNPTKGINAVAFAEPAYDAKGGNFMLFTKAQVSAYQALDDARRFVLAGRLGAGSIIAPSVRAVPAARRFFSGGGGSIRGYAYRNVGPRIAGEVTGGRSYVEASAEVRMKVTETIGLVGFVDAGNSFSAVYPDFSEGLKVGVGAGIRYFTPVGPLRLDVAVPLNPEKDDPSFAVYVGLSQAF; from the coding sequence ATGGCCGGCACCTTGCTCGGCCTGTCCGCGGCCCCCGCCTCCGCCCTCGACCTGCTCGGCTGGCTGCCCTTCGGCAAGTCGGAGAGCGAAGCGGCGACCGCCGTCGTCGATCCCTTCCCCTACACGGTCACCCTGTCGCTGTCCGGCACCGGCGAGGACGAGCTCAAGGGCAAGCTGGAAAGCACCTCCGAACTCGTCAGCGATGCCGCCCGTCCGCCTTCGGGCGAGGCCGGGCTGATCGCCCGCGCCAATTCCGACTTCGAGCGTCTTGTCGGCCGGCTCTATGTCGAGGGCTACTATGCCGGCACCGTCGACATCCGCGTCGCCGGTCTGACGCTGGAGGCGGCGCTGCGCATGCCCTCCCTGCCCGGCCCGCGCCCCGTTCCGGTGACGATCCGCGTGTCGCCCGGCCCGCTGTTTTCCTTCGGCAGCCTGTCGGTCGAAAGCACCGCGCAGGACGCGCTCGTCGGCACGCCGGAAAGCTACGGGCTGGTGCGAGGCGAAACCGCCAATTCCGAGAAGGTGCTGCGCGCCGAGCAGCGCATCGTCGCCGACCTGAAGTCGGCCGGCTATCCCTTCGCCAGGATCGAGCGGCGCGAGATCGTCGCCGACCACGCCACCAACCGGCTGGATGTGCGCCTCGTCGCAGCGCCCGGACGGGACGCGCGCTTCGGCGAGGTCACGGTCAGCGGCACCGAGGCGACCGATCCCGATTTCGTCGTCACCCAGGCCATGCTGCCGGAGGGCGAGCAATACTCTCCGCAAGCCATCGAGCGCGCCACCAAGCGGCTCTCCGACCTCGGCATCTTCTCCTCCGTGCGCATCGTGCCGGGCGAGCAGGTCGGCCCGGACGGGCGCCTGCCGATGACCATCGAGGTCTCCGAGCGCAAGCGCAACGTCATCGGCGTCGGCGCCAATTGGTCGAGCTCGGAAGGCTTCGGCGTCGAGGCCTATTGGCGCCGGCGCAACCTGTTCGGCCGCGGCGAGTTGCTCAGCATCGAGGGCTCGGTCGGCCGCCTCGGCGACAACAGCCTGTCGGACCTGGAATATGCCGGCCGCATCGCCTTCGAGAAGCCCGGCGCCTTCGGGCCGCTGACCACCTTCACGACAAGCCTCAGCGCTAAGCAGGAAATCCCCGACGCCTATCGCAGCCGCAACGTCACGCTGGATGCCTTCGTGCGGCGCGAGTTCAGCGACCAGCTGTCGGCGCGGGTCGGCGCCGAGGTGCAGTTCGCCGACGAGCAGGACGTCTTCGGCGACCGCACCTACCTGCTCACCGGCATCATCGGCGAGATCGCCTACGACACCCGCGACGACAAGCTGAACCCGACCAAGGGCATCAACGCCGTCGCCTTCGCCGAGCCCGCCTACGACGCCAAGGGCGGCAACTTCATGCTCTTCACCAAGGCGCAGGTCTCCGCCTACCAGGCGCTGGACGACGCGCGGCGCTTCGTGCTCGCCGGCCGCCTCGGCGCCGGCAGCATCATCGCCCCGTCCGTGCGGGCGGTGCCGGCGGCCCGGCGCTTCTTCTCCGGCGGCGGCGGCTCGATCCGCGGCTATGCCTATCGCAATGTCGGCCCGCGGATCGCCGGCGAGGTCACCGGCGGGCGCTCCTATGTGGAGGCCTCGGCAGAAGTGCGGATGAAGGTCACCGAGACGATCGGCCTCGTCGGCTTCGTCGATGCCGGCAACAGCTTCAGCGCGGTCTATCCGGATTTTTCCGAAGGGCTGAAGGTCGGCGTCGGTGCCGGCATCCGCTACTTCACCCCGGTCGGACCGCTCCGGCTGGACGTCGCCGTACCGCTCAACCCGGAAAAGGACGACCCGAGCTTCGCCGTCTATGTCGGCCTCAGCCAGGCGTTCTGA